The Phoenix dactylifera cultivar Barhee BC4 unplaced genomic scaffold, palm_55x_up_171113_PBpolish2nd_filt_p 000951F, whole genome shotgun sequence genome contains a region encoding:
- the LOC120107671 gene encoding pentatricopeptide repeat-containing protein At4g21170-like: MSSPPPPLHPSLPLSNGATNSRQRALASQISSLLLQRKDWIPLLRPKSSLLSPLAPDLFLHILTRIQSQPEISLRFFNWAKSNLGFHPDLRSLSKMVQILVDSDLLDPAKHLLHPLLRSEPFPAVLDSILRASTCQDSRSRLLSFVLESYASLGSVANGLETFRKIRVLGCQPSTSGCNALLDALCSADRIRRRKFGAAVSLLNEMYKVNLRRGLVLIARFLMVDANLGMLGVINSMLREMVVRELLPTVPVLDYDWVIRTLCAQGKTYAAEMFFEIAQEKEIKLGKDIYLCMLRALSKEGRVEEAMRMYRIMSKEGVSVNLKCCVEFVNGICKAAQCGKARWKEASELLDLALEKGILVDASCCCTLVEHYCGKGLLDSEMRKAMNLHDEMLKVGLKPDDATYKH; the protein is encoded by the exons ATGTCCTCACCTCCGCCGCCTCTCCACCCCTCCCTACCTCTCTCAAATGGCGCAACCAATTCCCGCCAGCGAGCCCTCGCCTCCCAaatctcctctctcctccttcaGCGCAAGGACTGGATCCCTCTCCTCCGACCCAagtcctccctcctctccccccTCGCCCCCGATCTCTTCCTCCACATCCTCACCAGAATCCAATCCCAGCCCGAGATCTCCCTCCGCTTCTTCAATTGGGCCAAGTCCAACCTAGGGTTCCACCCTGACCTCCGATCCCTCTCCAAGATGGTCCAAATCCTCGTCGATTCCGACCTCCTCGATCCCGCCAAGCACCTCCTCCACCCGCTTCTCCGATCCGAGCCTTTTCCAGCGGTGCTCGATTCCATTCTCCGCGCCTCCACCTGTCAGGATTCTAGGTCTAGGCTTCTCAGTTTCGTTCTTGAATCTTATGCTAGCCTGGGATCCGTCGCGAATGGCTTGGAGACTTTTAGAAAAATTAGGGTTTTGGGGTGTCAGCCGTCGACCAGCGGCTGCAATGCGCTGCTCGATGCATTGTGCTCTGCCGACAGGATCCG GAGAAGGAAGTTTGGAGCTGCTGTTAGTCTACTGAATGAGATGTATAAGGTGAATTTGAGGCGAGGTTTGGTACTTATAGCTCGATTCTTGATGGTGGATGCAAATTTGGGGATGTTGGGAGTTATCAATTCGATGCTGAGAGAAATGGTGGTGAGAGAATTGTTGCCGACCGTCCCGGTCTTGGATTATGATTGGGTTATCAGAACGCTTTGTGCGCAGGGGAAGACATATGCAGCAGAGATGTTCTTTGAGATAGCTCAGGAGAAAGAGATTAAATTGGGGAAGGATATATACTTGTGTATGCTGAGGGCATTATCCAAGGAAGGAAGAGTGGAGGAAGCGATGAGAATGTATAGGATTATGTCAAAAGAGGGTGTTTCGGTGAATCTTAAATGCTGTGTTGAGTTCGTGAATGGGATCTGTAAGG CTGCTCAGTGTGGTAAGGCTAGGTGGAAAGAAGCTAGTGAGCTTTTGGATCTTGCTCTTGAGAAGGGTAttttggttgatgcttcttgttgtTGCACATTGGTGGAGCATTATTGCGGCAAGGGGCTTCTTGATTCT
- the LOC120107672 gene encoding thiamine thiazole synthase 1, chloroplastic-like: protein MATMATSSLASKPKTPFLDHHHSSFHGLSLPSRVSTAAAAGRSPSSASLSISASAATPKYDLNSIRFDPIKESIVSREMTRRYMTDMITYADTDVVVVGAGSAGLSCAYELSKDPSVNVAIVEQSVSPGGGAWLGGQLFSAMVVRKPAHLFLNELGIPYDEQDSYVVIKHAALFTSTIMSRLLARPNVKLFNAVAVEDLIVKEGRVAGVVTNWALVSMNHDTQSCMDPNVMESKVVVSSCGHDGPFGATGVKRLKDIGMIDSVPGMKALDMNSAEDAIVRLTREIVPGMIVTGMEVAEIDGAPRMGPTFGAMMVSGQKAAHLALKSLGRPNALDGTIGAEKVHPEMVLASSDGGDVVEA from the exons ATGGCGACCATGGCCACCTCCTCCCTCGCCTCCAAGCCCAAGACCCCCTTCCTTGACCACCACCACTCCTCCTTCCATGGCCTCTCGCTACCCTCCCGCGTCTCCACCGCTGCGGCCGCCGGCCGCTCCCCGAGTTCAGCCAGCCTCTCCATCTCCGCCTCCGCTGCCACCCCCAAGTACGACCTCAACTCCATCCGCTTCGACCCCATCAAGGAGTCGATCGTCTCCCGCGAGATGACCCGGCGGTATATGACAGACATGATCACCTACGCCGACACCGACGTCGTCGTCGTCGGCGCCGGCTCCGCCGGGCTCTCCTGCGCCTACGAGCTCTCTAAGGACCCCTCCGTCAACGTCGCCATCGTGGAGCAGTCCGTCTCCCCCGGCGGCGGCGCGTGGCTCGGCGGCCAGCTCTTCTCCGCCATGGTCGTCCGGAAGCCCGCCCACCTCTTCCTCAACGAGCTCGGCATCCCCTACGACGAGCAGGACTCGTACGTCGTCATCAAGCACGCGGCGCTGTTCACCTCCACCATCATGAGCCGCCTCCTCGCCCGCCCCAACGTCAAACTCTTCAACGCCGTGGCGGTGGAGGACCTCATCGTCAAGGAGGGGAGAGTCGCCGGAGTGGTCACCAACTGGGCTCTGGTGTCGATGAACCACGATACCCAGTCGTGCATGGATCCGAACGTGATGGAGTCCAAGGTTGTGGTGAGCTCCTGCGGGCATGACGGCCCGTTCGGAGCTACCGGAGTGAAGCGATTGAAGGACATCGGGATGATCGACTCAGTCCCGGGGATGAAGGCGCTCGACATGAACTCGGCGGAGGACGCGATCGTCCGCCTCACGAGGGAGATCGTCCCGGGGATGATCGTTACCGGCATGGAAGTCGCCGAGATCGACGGCGCCCCAAGAATG GGGCCGACGTTTGGGGCGATGATGGTATCGGGGCAGAAGGCGGCGCATCTGGCGTTGAAATCGCTGGGGAGGCCGAACGCGTTGGACGGGACGATCGGAGCGGAGAAGGTGCATCCGGAGATGGTGCTGGCCTCATCGGACGGTGGAGATGTGGTGGAGGCTTAG